AAAAGAAGGTTATATTGTCTGCGACTTGGAAAAATCAGGTTTAAGTGATGAGGAATATGAGAAAGCTGATATATTGACACAGTCAATGTTTTCATATTTAAAAGAAATCGTAAAAACATACGGGAAATATGTAAAATTGAAAATTAAGGAGGTATAAAAATGATATTGAAATTAAATTTACAGTTGTTTGCCTCAAAAAAAGGACAAGGGTCTACAAGAAACGGGAGAGACTCCAATCCTAAATATTTGGGAGTTAAAAAATATGACGGTGAATCAGTGAAAGCCGGAAATATAATTGTCAGACAGAGAGGAACTAAATTTCATCCGGGGGCAAATATGGGATTAGGTAAGGATTATACATTATTTGCTTTAACTGACGGATATGTAAAATTTGAAAATTTTGGAAAAGGTAAAAAAAGAGTAAGTATTTATGCTGAAAAGGCAGAAGCATAATAAAAAAAAGACAGTATTCTATATTTTTTAGAAACTGTCTTTTTGTTTGGGATTTTTTCAATAAACTGAAAGAGATTATATATTTCACATGTTTTGAAAGTTGATAATTTTTATTTCGTTACTTTAAAATTTATTTTTCCATAATGTATTTGAATATGAATAAAAAAGAAAAATTATAAAATATAAAATTTTATTATAAAAAACCGATCTCGCCTTTTTTAAGAAAATAGATAAAAAGAGAAACAATAGTAAGACTGTCAATGATTATATTATTTAATATTTTTTCAATTATTTCATTCTTTTTCAACCATACGACTTCGGCAGTTTCAGTTTTATCAAAAACATTTTGTTCTATTTCACTGTCAACTTTACCGAATATAACATGGAAAGTTTGGGTACTGACACCATTACTTGGATAAAAAGTAAAAATATCATCACTGAAAGAAGCTTTGTATCCTGTTTCCTCAAAACATTCTCTTATTCCCCCCTTTTTTATATTTTCTTCTTTTTCCAGACTTCCGGCAGGAATTTCAAGACTTAGACTGCCGGTTATGTATCTATATGAATTTACAAATAATATTTCTCCTTTTTTATTTTCTACAACAGTTCCTACAGAATCATTTAAAAAGTCTATTGTATAAAAATCATAGTCAATTTTTGTACAATTATTAGTTATTTTATCGAGAAATACTCGGTACCATTTATTTTCCAGCAGTTTAGTTCTAGAATTTAAATTGAACATTTTAATACCTCCTAAAATAAAATCTATATAAATTATTTTGGTAACTTGCAATTATTCATTATTATTATAACCTGATTTCAGGAAAATAAAATAATTTGAATTGAAAAAAATACATATTTCAGGGTTAAAATTAGTCTGATAATATGATATAATTGACTGAAAATAATAAGCATAGAAAATGAAAGAAAGGAGTTGTGTGGTGTTTTGCCACATAGAGAAAAATGTTATTAGAATTAAGAGAATTACAAACAAATACTCAAAAATACGTGGATAAAGAAATAGAACTGAACGGATGGATAAAAAAAATAAGAAGCCAGAAAACTTTTGGATTTATAGAGTTGAATGACGGTACATTTTTTAACGGAATTCAGGTAGTTATAAGTGAAGAACTTCCTAATTTTGAAGAAGTATCCAAGCTGACAATTTCTTCCTCAATAAAAGTTTACGGAAAGTTGGTAAAATCTGAGGGGAAAGGTCAAGAATATGAAATAAAAGCTACTAAAGTGGAAATTTATGATAAATCCGATTCCGACTATCCTCTTCAGAATAAAAGACATACATTTGAATTTTTAAGAACAATAGCACATTTGAGACCGAGAACGAATACATTTTTTGCGGTGTTCAGAGTAAGATCGATTTTATCTTATGCAATACATAAATTTTTTCAGGAGAAAAATTTTGTTTATGTTCAGACACCTATAATTACAGGAAGTGATGCTGAAGGTGCAGGAGAAATGTTTAAGTTGACAACTTTGGATCTGGAAAATGTGCCTAAAAATGAAAAGGGATATATTAATTTTAAACAAGACTTTTTCGGAAAAGAAGCCAATTTAACGGTAAGCGGACAACTGAATGTGGAAACATTCTGTACGGCATTTAAAAATACATATACATTTGGTCCGACTTTTAGAGCTGAAAATTCCAATACTCCGAAGCATGCCGCTGAGTTTTGGATGATGGAACCTGAAATTGCCTTTGCAGATTTAGATGTAAATATGGACATTATTGAAGAAATGATAAAATATATAGTAAAATACGTAAGAGAGCATGCAAAGGAAGAAATGGAATTTTTCAATAAATTTATAGATAAAGAGCTGTTTGAAAGACTTGATATACTTGTAAATTCAGATTTTGACAGAATTACTTATACTGAAGCAATTGAAATATTGAAAAATTCCGGACAAGATTTTGAATATGAAGTGGAGTGGGGAATAGATCTTCAAACTGAACATGAAAGATATTTGGCTGAAAAACATTTTAAAAAACCTGTATTTGTAACGGACTATCCTAAAGATATAAAAGCATTTTACATGAAATTAAATGAAGATGATAAAACCGTAAGAGCAGTAGACTTATTAGCACCGGGAATAGGAGAAATAGTCGGGGGAAGCCAAAGGGAAGATAAATATGAAATTCTTTTGGAAAAAATAAATCAGATGGGCTTAAAAGAAGAAGATTACTGGTGGTATCTCGATTTAAGAAAATATGGAAGTGTACCTCATTCGGGATTTGGGCTTGGATTTGACAGAATGCTTATGTATATAACGGGAATGACAAATATAAGGGATGTAATTCCTTTCCCGAGAACTACAAAAAATCTTGAGTTTTAGTTATATACTTAATTTAATAAAATTCTAAGTATAATAATTTAAAATATAAAAATATCAATGAGATGTTATGTTGGAGGAAAATATGAAAAAAGTAAAAAAAATAGCATTAAGTCTGATAATTATATTTACAGTCGCTATGACGGTAAAAGGAGATTTACTGGGAAAAATCCAGACAATAGACACTCTTGTTCAGCAAGGAAAGTATGACAGAGCGGAGCAGGCTGCAAGAAGATTACTGAACGATCCGAACATAACTCCTCAGGAAAAGGCGTCAGTACAAAATCTTCTAAACGAAATATCAAAGAAAAAAAATTCTCAGAAACAACAGCAGACTGTAACGCAATCTACTGAAAAGCAAAATGATGCTCAGGCGGAAATAGATAAAATAATATCCGAAGCGGTTCAGGGAGAAAATATTGCAACTACTTTACCTCCTACAGCAGATACAGGAACAGTACCTATAACTCAGACAGATGATGTATCTGACGGGTCAAAATTTGGAACGTATAATAACTATGAAAAAGCGGCACTTGCTAAAAGGAATGCTTCAACAATATTTCAATTATGTCAGTTATATTTTAAAGACGGACTTTTTGAAAGAGCGGCAAATCTTGCTAAGAAAGATACATCAGGAGATTTGAGAAACCTTTATGTAGTTGCTATAAGTTCAAGATTAATGGGAAATTATGATCAGTCAATAAATTATTATAACAGGATACTTTCTGTATCACCGGGAGAAGCTCAGGCAAGACTGGGAATAGGTATAGCATATAAAGGAAAAGGAGAATTCTCCAAAGCTCTGGAGTATCTGAGAGCCTATGCAGCAACAAATCCTGACAGGGAAGTTACAAGACAGATTGCTGTGTTAAATGAAGTAATAGCAAATAATAAACAGTAGGGATAAAAATTAATTGGGGGATTAATTTATGGGGTGGCTGAAATTAAAAGAAGCAGGTATGAAGGATGGATATATAAGAAAGTTAATGGGGTATTATAAGACATATGAAGAACTGTTTTGTGATGAAAATTTTAAACTTTTTAATACCGGGCTGAAAACAATGCTTGAAAAAGCAAGAAATATTGATATAAGTAAAAAGATGGATTTATATTATAAAAACAGGATTAGGATAATTAGTGCAAATGATAGGGAATATCCCGAAAAATTAAAAAAAATCATTGATTATCCTCTGTTTTTGTATGTGAAAGGGAAATCGCTGAATGAATTTATAAATACAGATGACAGGATAAGAAAAAATATAGCGGTAGTAGGTACGAGAAGGGCTACAAAATTTGGAAAAAGCTCATGTGAAAGAATAGTAAAAGAACTTTTATACTACAACGTAAATTTAATAAGCGGTCTTGCTGAAGGGATAGATACAATAGCACTTACAGTTGCAGTTGAAAAAGAAGGGAATGCTGTAGCTGTTGTTGGTAGCGGACTTGACAGAGTTTATCCTTATGAAAATAAAATTTTATGGGAAAAAATAAGTGGTAACGGTATATTGATTAGTGAATATCCACTGGGAACGGAGCCGTTGAAATGGAATTTTCCTAAAAGAAATCGTATAATAGCGGGACTTGCAGACGGAATAATAATAGCTGAAAGTTTCAAATCGGGAGGTTCACTTATAACAGCAGAACTTGGGTTTTCCATGGATAAGGAAATATTTGCCATACCGGGATTTATAAATTATCCGTCATTTGAAGGATGTAATAATCTTATAAAAGAAAATAAGGCAAAACTTATAACTTGTGCTGAAGATGTGGCACAAGAGTTTCTGTGGGATATAAATAAGGAGAAAAGTAAAATTTCAAAATTAAATGAAGAGGAAAAACTGTTATTTTGTCATCTTTATGAAGAAACAGGACTGGAAGAATTGATGGAAAAAGTAAAAAATAAAATTCCTTTAAATCGTATATTGTCAATTTTAATGAGTCTCAAAGTAAAAGGACTTATAATTGAAACGGGAACGGCAAAATATGTAAGACTGATTTAAAATAGATTTGAATGTAGAATATATTAAGAAAGAGAATTTATTGAGTAATGCAATCCTACTCACTTTTCAGTCTGACTTTAAATTTGTTTTTTAATTGACAACTATGAATATAAATTAACTTGAAAATAAAAAAAGTGATATATAATTTTTAAAAATTTGAGGTGAGAGTTTTGGCAAAAAAACTTGTAATAGTGGAATCGCCGTCCAAAGCAAAAACAATTGAAAAGATATTGGGAAAAGGCTATGAAGTTACGGCTTCTTACGGTCATGTTATTGATTTACCAAAAACAAAAATAGGTATAGATGTGGAAAATAATTTTGAGCCTAAATATCAGGTCATAAAG
The DNA window shown above is from Leptotrichia sp. OH3620_COT-345 and carries:
- the rpmA gene encoding 50S ribosomal protein L27; the encoded protein is MILKLNLQLFASKKGQGSTRNGRDSNPKYLGVKKYDGESVKAGNIIVRQRGTKFHPGANMGLGKDYTLFALTDGYVKFENFGKGKKRVSIYAEKAEA
- a CDS encoding NUDIX hydrolase, which translates into the protein MFNLNSRTKLLENKWYRVFLDKITNNCTKIDYDFYTIDFLNDSVGTVVENKKGEILFVNSYRYITGSLSLEIPAGSLEKEENIKKGGIRECFEETGYKASFSDDIFTFYPSNGVSTQTFHVIFGKVDSEIEQNVFDKTETAEVVWLKKNEIIEKILNNIIIDSLTIVSLFIYFLKKGEIGFL
- the asnS gene encoding asparagine--tRNA ligase yields the protein MLLELRELQTNTQKYVDKEIELNGWIKKIRSQKTFGFIELNDGTFFNGIQVVISEELPNFEEVSKLTISSSIKVYGKLVKSEGKGQEYEIKATKVEIYDKSDSDYPLQNKRHTFEFLRTIAHLRPRTNTFFAVFRVRSILSYAIHKFFQEKNFVYVQTPIITGSDAEGAGEMFKLTTLDLENVPKNEKGYINFKQDFFGKEANLTVSGQLNVETFCTAFKNTYTFGPTFRAENSNTPKHAAEFWMMEPEIAFADLDVNMDIIEEMIKYIVKYVREHAKEEMEFFNKFIDKELFERLDILVNSDFDRITYTEAIEILKNSGQDFEYEVEWGIDLQTEHERYLAEKHFKKPVFVTDYPKDIKAFYMKLNEDDKTVRAVDLLAPGIGEIVGGSQREDKYEILLEKINQMGLKEEDYWWYLDLRKYGSVPHSGFGLGFDRMLMYITGMTNIRDVIPFPRTTKNLEF
- a CDS encoding lipopolysaccharide assembly protein LapB; amino-acid sequence: MKKVKKIALSLIIIFTVAMTVKGDLLGKIQTIDTLVQQGKYDRAEQAARRLLNDPNITPQEKASVQNLLNEISKKKNSQKQQQTVTQSTEKQNDAQAEIDKIISEAVQGENIATTLPPTADTGTVPITQTDDVSDGSKFGTYNNYEKAALAKRNASTIFQLCQLYFKDGLFERAANLAKKDTSGDLRNLYVVAISSRLMGNYDQSINYYNRILSVSPGEAQARLGIGIAYKGKGEFSKALEYLRAYAATNPDREVTRQIAVLNEVIANNKQ
- the dprA gene encoding DNA-processing protein DprA, which gives rise to MGWLKLKEAGMKDGYIRKLMGYYKTYEELFCDENFKLFNTGLKTMLEKARNIDISKKMDLYYKNRIRIISANDREYPEKLKKIIDYPLFLYVKGKSLNEFINTDDRIRKNIAVVGTRRATKFGKSSCERIVKELLYYNVNLISGLAEGIDTIALTVAVEKEGNAVAVVGSGLDRVYPYENKILWEKISGNGILISEYPLGTEPLKWNFPKRNRIIAGLADGIIIAESFKSGGSLITAELGFSMDKEIFAIPGFINYPSFEGCNNLIKENKAKLITCAEDVAQEFLWDINKEKSKISKLNEEEKLLFCHLYEETGLEELMEKVKNKIPLNRILSILMSLKVKGLIIETGTAKYVRLI